The sequence below is a genomic window from Streptosporangium lutulentum.
CCGGCGGCGAGGTGGTGGACAGGATCCGCGCCGCGCTGGAGGGGGCGAACGCCACCGCCAGGCTGCGGCGCGCCGTCATCGGCGTGCAGGGCGCGCTCGACCCCGGCACCGGCCGCCTGGGCTACGCCACCAGCAAGGACATGCCGGGCTGGCACATCCCGGACCTGGTTCCCACCCTCCGCGAGGGCCTCGGCATCCAGATCTCCGTCGAGAACAACGTCAACCTCGTCGCCCAGGCCGAGCAGGCGCACGGCGTGGGCCGCGGCCACCAGGACTTCGTACTGCTCTGGGCCGACGAGGGCCTCGGCTCCGCGCTGGTGATCGGCGGCCGATTACACCGGGGCGCCACCGGCGGCGCCGGCGAGGTCGGCTACATGCCCGCCCCCGGAGCCCCGACGGCCAGGGAGACCGGGCGCTACGCCAACCACGGCTACCAGGCCCTCACCGGCGGCCCCGCCGTACTGAAGATCCTGAGGTCGTACGGCCTGCGCGGCGCCACCTCCGCGCAGGCCGTGCGGAACGCCGTCCAGGCCGCCGGGGCCACCGGGTCCGCGGGCAGGCGCGCGGACGACGCGCGCGCCGGGCTTCGCGACATCGCCGCCCGGCTGGCCGTCGGGCTGGCCTCGATCACCTCGGTCGTCGACCCCGAGCTCATCGTGCTGACCGGCGGGACCCTGCTCGCCGGCGGTGACACCCTGCGCGAGCTCGTCGAACACGAGCTGCACGCGCTGACCATCCCCCGGCCGCCGCTCCTGCTGTCAACCGTGGAGGGCAACCCCGTCCTCGCCGGCGCACTCGACCTCGCTCTCAGGGCCACCCGCGACGAGGTCTTCGGCTCCACCGTTTCCTAGCGCGCGGTGGAACCCCACCATGGCGGCGGCCCCGCTCGTCACGGCTCCCGTGATCATTGTGTTCCTCTTCGCCCATAGAGTCCTCATCGAGGGCGTAACGCTGACAGGAGTAAAAGGGTGAAAATCGCCGTTGTCGGGGGCGGCTCGACATACACGCCGGAGCTGATCGACGGATTCGCACGGTTGCGCGACGAGCTTCCCCTCACCGAGATCGCACTGGTCGATCCGGACGTCCACCGGCTGGATCTGGTCTCGGGGATGGCCAGCCGGATGCTGGCCCACGCCGGGCACCCGGCCACGGTCCTCGCGACCACCTCCGTCGAGGAGGGCGTCGCCGGGGCGCAGGCGGTCATGCTGCAGTTGCGCATCGGCGGCCAGGCGGCGCGCGACGTGGACGAGACGCTGCCCCTGGAGTGCGGCTGCGTCGGCCAGGAGACGACCGGCGCGGGCGGGCTGGCCAAGGCGCTGCGCACGGTCCCGGTGGTGCTGGACATCGCCGAGAAGATCCGCACGCACGCGCCCGACGCCTGGATCATCGACTTCACCAACCCGGTGGGCATCGTCACCCGGGCGCTGCTGGAGGCGGGCCACTGGGCCATCGGCCTGTGCAACGTGGCCATCGGCTTCCAGCGCCGCTTCGCCGCGAACCTGGGCGTCGCCCCCGACCGGATCTCCCTGGGTCACGTCGGCCTGAACCACCTGACCTGGGAGCGCTCCGTGCTCCTGGACGGGGTGGACGTGCTCCCGCGGCTGCTGGACGGCCACGCCGAGGAGATCGCCCGGAACATCGGCCTGACCGCCGGACTGGTCCGCCGCCTCGGTGTGGTCCCCTCCTACTACCTGCGCTACTTCTACGAGCACGACCTCGTGGTGGAGGAGCAGAGGAGCAAGCCGTCCCGCGCCGCCGAGGTCGCGGCCATGGAGACCACGCTGCTCGAGATGTACGCCGACCCGTCGGTGAACACCAAGCCCGAACTGCTGGGCAAGCGCGGCGGGGCCTTCTACTCCGAGGCCGCGGTGGCGCTGATCGCCTCGCTGCTCGGCGACCGCGGCGACACCCAGGTGGTCAACCTGCGCAACGACGGCACCCTGCCGTTCCTGGCCGACGAGGCGGTCATCGAGGTTCCCGCCACGATCACCGCCACGGGCGCGACGGCGCTGCCCGTGGAGGAGGTCCAGCCGCTCTTCGCCGGTCTCATCGCCCACGTCACCGCCTACGAGACGCTCGCCCTGGAGGCCGCGCTGCACGGCGGCGGGGAGCGCGTCGCGGACGCGCTGCTGGCCCACCCGCTGATCGGCCAGGCCTCGCTGTCGGACGACCTGGCCCGGCGGCTCATCGACGCCAACCGCCGGTTCCTGCCCTGGGCGAACGGGTGAGGACCGTGCTGGCCGTCGACGGCGGCAACAGCAAGACAGACGTCGCCCTGGTCGGCGAGGACGGCTCCGTCCTCGCCGAGGGCCGCGGCGCCGCCTTCGAACCGCAGAGCGTGGGGGTGGGCGTCGCGGTCGACGTGATCGGCGAGGTCGTGCGACGGCTCGGCCCGGACCCGACGCCCCCGTTCGCCGACCACGTGGCCGCCTACCTGGCGGGCGCCGACCTGCCGGTCGAGGAGGAGGCCATCCACGACGAGATCTCCGCCCGGGAGTACGGCAGGAACGTGGTGGTCGGCAACGACACCTTCGCGCTGCTGCGCGCCGGGGCCTCCGGGCCCGCGGGTGTGGCCGTCGTGTGCGGCGCGGGCATCAACGCCGTCGGGGTCTCCCCCACCGGCGAGGTGGCCAGATACCCGGCCCTGGGAAGGCTCACCGGCGACTGGGGCGGCGGCATGGGACTCGGTGAGGAGACCCTCTGGCACGCCGTACGGGCCGAGGACGGGCGGGGTCCGGCCACCGCACTGGACCGCGCCGTCCGCGAGCACTTCGGCACCCGCACCGTCGAGGACGTCGCCCTGGGCGTTCACTTCGGCGACCTGCCCGCCTTCAGGCTGCACGAGCTGGTGCCGGCGCTGATGGCCGTCGCCGCGACCGGCGACGCGGTGGCCCGCTCGATCCTGGTACGGATGGCCGACGAGGTCACCGTGATGGCGGTGGTCGCGCTGCGCCGTCTGAACCTGCTCGACACCCCGATGGAGGTGGTCCTGGGCGGCGGCGTGCTGACCGCCCGCGACCCGCTGCTGAGCGAGCTGATCGAGCGGCGCTTCGCCGAACAGGCCCCCCAGGCCAAGCTGATCGTCGCCGACGCCCCGCCCATCATGGGCGCCGCGCTGCTCGGCTTGGACGCCCTCGGCGCCACCGAGGAGGCCAAGGCCCGCCTGCGCGCCTACTTCCACACCCCGACGTGACGCCCGTGGGGCTCGTGCCGGGGTACGAGCCCCCACGCCGTGACGCGGGCCGCGTCACGGACCCGCCCTCCGGATCCGGCCCCGGACGCGGGTGTTCGGCGGACCGGCCTCGGGGAGCGCGGGAACACGTCGGGCGGAGCCGTGATCTTGACCTCAAGCCCGGTTGAGGTTCGAGGATCTCCACCATGACGGAAACCACAAGACCGGCGCACCGGGTGTCGGTGATCGGCACAGGGGCCATCGGCGGTGCGGTGGCCCGCCGGCTGCTCGCCGCCGGACACGAGGTGACGGTGTGGAACCGCACCGCGAGCCGTTCGGCCGGGTTGGTGGAGGCGGGCGCGCTGCCGGCGGGATCCCCCGGGGAGGCGGCGTCCTCCGCCACCCTGATCCTCCTCACCCTCACCGACTACGCGGCGGTGCTGCGGTGCCTCGCCGAGCCGGACGCGGACCTGTCCGGGCGAACGATCGTCGTGATGTGCACCGGAACCGCAGGCGACGCGCGGCAGGCCGCCCGGCGGGTCGCGGCCCTGGGGGCGGATTACCTCGACGCGGGCGTCCAGGCCTCACCTGAGACGATCGGCACCGACGCGGCGACCATCCTGTACAGCGGCTCGCGGCCCGCGTTCGAGCGGCATCTCACGACTCTCGGGGCGCTGAGCAGGCCACACTTCGTCGGAGACACACCGGAGGCGGCCGCGATCTGGGATCTCGCCCTCTTCGGCGTCTGGTACGACGCCCAGCTCGGCCTGCTGCGAGCCCTCGACACGGTACGGGAGGCCGGCATCGACCTCACCGAGTTCTCCCACACGGCGGCCGTTCAACTCGGTCACGTGGTCACGGCGGTTCCCGCCACCGTCTCCGAACTGCTGCGGGCCGACTACCCCGCGGGCCCCGCCGACCTCACCGGGCACCTCACGGTCGTACGCCACCTCATCGGGCTTCGGTCCGACCGGCGTCTGGGCGACGGCGGGCTGCCGGCCGCGGCGGCCAGGATCGAAGAGCTCATCGCGGACCGTCGCGGAGGTGAGGGGTTGACCGCGACGATCGGGTAGCGCTCCGTTCACCGGCCCGTCGTCCCCTCCGGGCTCACGCGGCCCGCCGGTTTCTCACCAGGACCACCTCCGGCCGGCCCGCGATCGGCTCCATCGCGTTCGGGTGATCCCGGTGGTCGGAACGTGTGATCGTCCGGTGACCCGTTTCTGGCAGCCTCCTTTGCATGAACGCGCATCCGCAGCCGGAAATCATCACGCACGACCCCGCGACCGGGGTGTACGCCACCACCGATGACTACGTACACGCGGTGGAGGTACGAAACGCGCAGCGACTGCTGTTCGTCTCCGGGACCATGGGCCTGGACGCGTCGGGGGCGGCCGGGGCCACGCTCGACGAACAGCTCTCCCTCATCTGGTCCAACCTGCGGGCGATCCTGGCGTCGGCGGACATGACCGTCGACAACATCGTCCGCCTCACCGGTTATCTACGTGACGTGTCGTACGCGGAGGCGAACGCCGCGGCCAGGGTGGCGGCGCTCGGCGGCCGTACGATCCCCACCACCGCGATCGTCGTGCAGACGCTCGCCAGTGACTGGCTCGTGGAGTTGGAGATCATCGCCGCGGGATGAGCACGGGTGGGCCGCGCCGGATGTTCCACCCGCCGACGGAACCGTCCGGAGGCCGCCAGGCACCTCAACCCCGCCGGCGTCACGGTCATCCGCACCGCGGAACCGACGGCAAGCCCCGGCGAAGGAGGGACACGGCGGTCGATCGCCCCGGCCGCCTGCGGCAAGCACCGAGGTCCGCGATCGTCACGGCCTCACCACAGTCCTACAGTTCCCGCAGCCGACGCGGAAGGTCGAACACCGACGCGAGCCGACGGGTTTCCGGAACCGCGACGCGGTGGTGCGGATCGATGAGGAACGCCGTCATGCCCGCGCGTTCCGGCCCCTCGTAGTCGGGGACGTGGGTATCGCCCACGAAGACGGCCGACGACGCCTGAACGCCCAGCGCGTCGAGTGCGGCAGCGTAGATCTTGGGATGGGGCTTCCGCCATCCGACCTCGACCGAGGTGATGACGGCGTCGAACGACGACAGCACCCCCATCGTCTCCAGGTGATCGGGAACGAGCGTCGGCTGGTGGGTGTTGGTCACCACCGCGAGGCGATACTCCGCCGACAACTCCTCGATCAGGTCCGCGAGCCCCGGGAGATACCGGACGCCGGTGTTCCACTCGCGGATGTACCGAGAGACGAACTCCTCGACCTCGGCCGGGGCCGGCCTGCGGGCCAGGGATTCGGCGAGGAACACCGTACCGGCCTCGGCCATCGAGAACTCACGGTCGTCTCGATCGCTCATGCGGTCGAACTCGGCCAAGGCACGCGACCAGGCGTCGAGGAACTCTTGGTAGGTCAGGGACGCGCCGAGCCGCCGCAGCAGCTCATGGGACGACTCATAGCCTTGTTCGGTACGGCTGGCGGAGTAGTCGACGAGGGTGCCGAAGAAGTCAAGGAAGATGTGGGTCCGGGCCATGTGGGTATCCTGCCGGACCCCGCCCTCGGCAGGAGCGTGCGGGGCATTCGTTCCTCACCGCGCCAGTGGGTGAATCACGTGCGCCAGGTCCGCTCTCTCTCGGTAGACGATCCCGCTCATACCCATGGCTCGGGCGGCCTCGACGTTGGTCGGGCTGTCGTCGACGAACAGACACCGCTCCGCTGGGATGCCCGCCCGCTCGGCCGCGATCTCGTAGATTCGCGCGTCGGGCTTGGCCACTCCGACCCTGGCGCTGTTGACCACGGCATCGACCGCGTCGGCGAGCCCCAGGGCGAGCAGGTCACTCTCCAGGCGGGTGGTGCCGTTGGTGACCAGCACCACCGGCAGGCGACGCCGGGCGACAGCCAGCAGCTCCAGTACTTCATGGTCGATGCGGTGCGGTGCGTCGACAAAGGCGGTCGCCAGCTCGCGTGCGGCCGAAGGCGGTGTGCCCTGCCGCTCCAGCGTCGCCGCGATCCGCGTCTGCCACTGCTCATCACTGATCACGCCGGTGACGGCCTGCGTCAAGAGTGGCGGCGCGAACGCGATCCGGGTGACG
It includes:
- a CDS encoding ROK family transcriptional regulator — encoded protein: MNQPTPGTPSLLRAINDRAALRALLERGPLTRPEIGALTGLSKPTASQLLVRLQEAGLVVLNGIREGLPGRTAEVYRLNPDAAHVAALDVTPAHIDVRVADLTGTTIGEHRLPTPGRAGGEVVDRIRAALEGANATARLRRAVIGVQGALDPGTGRLGYATSKDMPGWHIPDLVPTLREGLGIQISVENNVNLVAQAEQAHGVGRGHQDFVLLWADEGLGSALVIGGRLHRGATGGAGEVGYMPAPGAPTARETGRYANHGYQALTGGPAVLKILRSYGLRGATSAQAVRNAVQAAGATGSAGRRADDARAGLRDIAARLAVGLASITSVVDPELIVLTGGTLLAGGDTLRELVEHELHALTIPRPPLLLSTVEGNPVLAGALDLALRATRDEVFGSTVS
- a CDS encoding 6-phospho-beta-glucosidase is translated as MKIAVVGGGSTYTPELIDGFARLRDELPLTEIALVDPDVHRLDLVSGMASRMLAHAGHPATVLATTSVEEGVAGAQAVMLQLRIGGQAARDVDETLPLECGCVGQETTGAGGLAKALRTVPVVLDIAEKIRTHAPDAWIIDFTNPVGIVTRALLEAGHWAIGLCNVAIGFQRRFAANLGVAPDRISLGHVGLNHLTWERSVLLDGVDVLPRLLDGHAEEIARNIGLTAGLVRRLGVVPSYYLRYFYEHDLVVEEQRSKPSRAAEVAAMETTLLEMYADPSVNTKPELLGKRGGAFYSEAAVALIASLLGDRGDTQVVNLRNDGTLPFLADEAVIEVPATITATGATALPVEEVQPLFAGLIAHVTAYETLALEAALHGGGERVADALLAHPLIGQASLSDDLARRLIDANRRFLPWANG
- a CDS encoding N-acetylglucosamine kinase, with the translated sequence MRTVLAVDGGNSKTDVALVGEDGSVLAEGRGAAFEPQSVGVGVAVDVIGEVVRRLGPDPTPPFADHVAAYLAGADLPVEEEAIHDEISAREYGRNVVVGNDTFALLRAGASGPAGVAVVCGAGINAVGVSPTGEVARYPALGRLTGDWGGGMGLGEETLWHAVRAEDGRGPATALDRAVREHFGTRTVEDVALGVHFGDLPAFRLHELVPALMAVAATGDAVARSILVRMADEVTVMAVVALRRLNLLDTPMEVVLGGGVLTARDPLLSELIERRFAEQAPQAKLIVADAPPIMGAALLGLDALGATEEAKARLRAYFHTPT
- a CDS encoding NAD(P)-dependent oxidoreductase — encoded protein: MTETTRPAHRVSVIGTGAIGGAVARRLLAAGHEVTVWNRTASRSAGLVEAGALPAGSPGEAASSATLILLTLTDYAAVLRCLAEPDADLSGRTIVVMCTGTAGDARQAARRVAALGADYLDAGVQASPETIGTDAATILYSGSRPAFERHLTTLGALSRPHFVGDTPEAAAIWDLALFGVWYDAQLGLLRALDTVREAGIDLTEFSHTAAVQLGHVVTAVPATVSELLRADYPAGPADLTGHLTVVRHLIGLRSDRRLGDGGLPAAAARIEELIADRRGGEGLTATIG
- a CDS encoding RidA family protein, with the translated sequence MNAHPQPEIITHDPATGVYATTDDYVHAVEVRNAQRLLFVSGTMGLDASGAAGATLDEQLSLIWSNLRAILASADMTVDNIVRLTGYLRDVSYAEANAAARVAALGGRTIPTTAIVVQTLASDWLVELEIIAAG
- a CDS encoding HAD family hydrolase, which translates into the protein MARTHIFLDFFGTLVDYSASRTEQGYESSHELLRRLGASLTYQEFLDAWSRALAEFDRMSDRDDREFSMAEAGTVFLAESLARRPAPAEVEEFVSRYIREWNTGVRYLPGLADLIEELSAEYRLAVVTNTHQPTLVPDHLETMGVLSSFDAVITSVEVGWRKPHPKIYAAALDALGVQASSAVFVGDTHVPDYEGPERAGMTAFLIDPHHRVAVPETRRLASVFDLPRRLREL
- a CDS encoding HAD-IA family hydrolase, with translation MSFDALLCDLDGVIRLYQPDGLADVERVHGLAEGTVTRIAFAPPLLTQAVTGVISDEQWQTRIAATLERQGTPPSAARELATAFVDAPHRIDHEVLELLAVARRRLPVVLVTNGTTRLESDLLALGLADAVDAVVNSARVGVAKPDARIYEIAAERAGIPAERCLFVDDSPTNVEAARAMGMSGIVYRERADLAHVIHPLAR